A genomic region of Stenotrophomonas sp. NA06056 contains the following coding sequences:
- a CDS encoding DMT family transporter gives MERSASGWINGFIGVVIFAGSLPATRLAVMELDASFVTAARASIAALLGLVLLLALRQPRPVRSDLPGLALVSLGVVVGFPLLTALALRHASSAHTIVFVGLLPLSTAIFGVLRGGDRPRPAFWVFSLLGSTCVVGYAARNGIEASLQADLLMLAAIVVCGLGYAEGGRLARHLGGWQVISWALLLALPVMLPLMVAMRPVSFTAVAASAWWALGYVAVFSMLIGFLFWYRGLAQGGIAAVGQLQLLQPFFGLALAAMLLHETVSVGMLLVTVAAVICVAGARRFSR, from the coding sequence GTGGAACGGTCGGCAAGCGGGTGGATCAACGGCTTCATCGGTGTGGTGATCTTCGCTGGCTCTTTGCCGGCCACCCGTCTGGCGGTGATGGAACTGGATGCCAGCTTTGTCACGGCCGCGCGCGCCAGCATCGCCGCGCTGCTGGGGCTGGTGCTGCTGCTGGCCTTGCGGCAGCCGCGTCCGGTCAGAAGCGATCTGCCCGGTCTGGCGCTGGTCAGCCTGGGCGTGGTAGTGGGCTTCCCGCTGCTGACCGCGCTCGCCCTGCGCCACGCCTCATCGGCACACACCATCGTGTTCGTGGGACTTCTGCCGCTGAGCACGGCGATATTCGGCGTCCTGCGCGGCGGCGACCGGCCACGTCCGGCATTCTGGGTGTTCTCGCTGCTGGGCAGCACCTGCGTGGTCGGCTACGCCGCACGCAATGGCATAGAGGCTTCACTGCAGGCCGACCTGCTGATGCTGGCCGCGATCGTTGTGTGCGGGCTTGGCTACGCCGAAGGCGGTCGCCTGGCCCGACATCTGGGCGGTTGGCAGGTGATCAGCTGGGCACTGCTGTTGGCCTTGCCGGTGATGCTGCCGCTGATGGTGGCGATGCGCCCGGTCTCCTTCACGGCGGTCGCTGCCTCCGCCTGGTGGGCGCTGGGGTATGTGGCAGTGTTCAGCATGCTGATCGGGTTCCTGTTCTGGTATCGCGGCCTGGCCCAGGGCGGCATCGCCGCGGTAGGCCAACTGCAGCTGCTGCAACCCTTCTTCGGCCTCGCACTGGCGGCGATGCTGCTGCACGAGACTGTCAGCGTCGGCATGTTGCTGGTGACCGTGGCAGCTGTGATCTGCGTTGCCGGCGCCCGGCGCTTCAGCCGCTGA
- a CDS encoding DeoR/GlpR family DNA-binding transcription regulator, with product MHTDPTLPAERTQLILQELRQQGRVVAAELARRYGVSEDSIRRDLRELAAQGLCQRVYGGAVLPAPKAVPLRERMTQDRSGKDELAARVCALLQPGQVLLMDAGSTNLAIAQRLPGALGLTVITNAPQIATAAAWQDGTTVQLIGGRLAAGGGAVGAEALAQVQHLRADVFLPGPCAVDVDTGVWAMDAEEATLKRAMVACSSRIIVAATTEKLGARGNWQIASLDDIDDLVLTTSAPPALAARFRAAGIAVHPTPP from the coding sequence ATGCACACTGACCCGACCCTCCCCGCCGAACGTACCCAGCTGATCCTGCAGGAGCTGCGCCAGCAAGGACGCGTGGTGGCTGCGGAACTGGCCCGCCGCTATGGCGTATCGGAAGATTCGATCCGCCGCGACCTGCGCGAACTGGCGGCCCAGGGGCTGTGCCAGCGCGTTTACGGCGGTGCGGTGCTGCCGGCGCCGAAGGCCGTGCCGCTGCGCGAGCGGATGACCCAGGACCGCTCCGGCAAGGATGAACTGGCCGCCCGCGTCTGCGCGTTGCTGCAGCCTGGCCAGGTCCTGCTGATGGATGCAGGCTCGACCAACCTGGCCATTGCCCAGCGACTGCCGGGCGCGCTGGGGCTGACAGTGATCACCAACGCGCCACAGATCGCCACCGCTGCGGCGTGGCAGGACGGCACCACCGTGCAGCTGATCGGTGGGCGACTGGCTGCCGGCGGTGGCGCGGTCGGCGCCGAGGCGCTGGCCCAGGTGCAGCACCTGCGTGCGGATGTCTTTCTGCCCGGCCCCTGCGCCGTCGACGTCGATACCGGCGTGTGGGCGATGGACGCCGAGGAAGCCACGCTCAAGCGCGCGATGGTCGCTTGCAGCAGCCGCATCATCGTCGCCGCCACCACCGAGAAGCTGGGCGCGCGCGGCAACTGGCAGATCGCCAGCCTGGACGACATCGACGATCTGGTACTGACCACGTCGGCCCCCCCTGCGCTGGCCGCCCGTTTCCGCGCCGCCGGCATCGCCGTGCACCCCACACCTCCCTGA
- a CDS encoding SDR family oxidoreductase, which translates to MKPVSSISFEGQVGLVTGAAGGLGLAYSRLLAQRGAHVVMHDVGAATDGTGTDPQRIVQTVAALHSQGLQIEAASSPINQRSGCHALVQNILQRHGRLDFIIHNAGWVAYAGIEAVEDDALEQMLCLAAKTPLWLAQAAWPAMRAAGGGRIVLTTSDRALYPQYAQRGLCGYAMAKLAAQGLVNVLALEGAEHGIVVNAVSPVAKTRMWGINGEPDELHPDAVATGVAFLASTRCRQGGWILRASNGQFHALRLQEAENVDYPRDLRAVAADSIESVALQWPVIARPSVDARG; encoded by the coding sequence ATGAAACCAGTTTCCAGTATCTCGTTCGAAGGCCAGGTGGGCCTGGTGACCGGAGCCGCCGGTGGCCTGGGCTTGGCTTACAGCCGCCTGTTGGCCCAGCGGGGCGCGCATGTGGTGATGCATGACGTGGGCGCCGCAACGGATGGCACGGGCACCGATCCGCAGCGTATTGTCCAGACCGTCGCTGCGCTGCACAGCCAGGGTCTGCAGATCGAGGCCGCCAGCTCCCCCATCAACCAGCGCAGCGGCTGCCACGCCTTGGTACAGAACATCCTGCAACGCCATGGACGGCTGGACTTCATCATCCACAATGCCGGCTGGGTGGCCTATGCCGGTATCGAAGCGGTGGAAGACGATGCGCTGGAGCAGATGCTGTGCCTGGCCGCGAAGACGCCGCTATGGCTGGCACAGGCGGCGTGGCCCGCAATGCGTGCTGCCGGCGGCGGGCGCATCGTGCTCACCACCTCAGATCGCGCGCTGTATCCGCAGTATGCGCAGCGTGGCCTGTGCGGCTATGCGATGGCCAAGCTGGCTGCGCAGGGGCTGGTCAATGTGCTGGCGTTGGAAGGCGCCGAGCATGGCATCGTGGTCAACGCGGTGTCGCCGGTGGCCAAGACCCGCATGTGGGGCATCAACGGGGAGCCGGATGAACTGCATCCCGATGCCGTGGCTACCGGGGTCGCCTTCCTGGCTTCCACGCGCTGCAGGCAGGGTGGCTGGATTCTGCGTGCCAGCAATGGCCAGTTCCACGCTCTGCGGCTGCAGGAAGCGGAAAACGTGGACTATCCGCGCGACCTGCGTGCCGTCGCTGCCGACAGCATTGAATCGGTGGCCCTGCAGTGGCCGGTCATTGCACGGCCGAGTGTCGATGCGCGTGGCTGA
- a CDS encoding class I SAM-dependent methyltransferase: MPSFSDPQAVARYADGPLRQVPGFLGLQQMTHLLLAEHVPDDGQVLVLGAGGGLELKAFAEAHPHWRMLGIDPAAPMLALAEQTLGPLMAQVTLLEGYIDDAPHTVFDGASCLLTLHFLTVEQRLHTLRELRQRLRPGAPLVVTHHSVPQDADGKHRWLQRYAAFGEASGIPRADAQRAVAAISERLPLLSPEQEVALLQEAGFDNVELFYAGFSFKGWVAYAPATPA, translated from the coding sequence ATGCCTTCCTTCTCCGATCCCCAGGCCGTCGCCCGCTACGCCGACGGCCCGCTGCGGCAGGTGCCGGGCTTCCTCGGCCTGCAGCAGATGACCCATCTGCTGTTGGCCGAACACGTACCCGACGACGGCCAGGTGCTGGTGCTCGGCGCAGGTGGCGGACTGGAGCTCAAGGCCTTCGCCGAAGCGCACCCGCACTGGCGGATGCTCGGCATCGACCCGGCCGCGCCCATGCTCGCCCTGGCCGAGCAGACCCTGGGGCCATTGATGGCGCAGGTCACGCTGCTGGAAGGCTACATCGACGATGCCCCGCACACCGTCTTCGACGGCGCCAGCTGCCTGCTGACCCTGCATTTCCTCACCGTTGAGCAACGCCTGCATACCCTGCGCGAACTACGGCAACGGCTGCGACCGGGGGCGCCGCTGGTGGTGACCCACCACAGCGTGCCGCAGGACGCAGACGGCAAGCATCGCTGGCTGCAACGCTACGCCGCGTTCGGTGAGGCCTCCGGTATTCCACGTGCCGATGCGCAGCGCGCAGTCGCCGCCATCAGCGAGCGCCTGCCGCTGTTGTCGCCCGAGCAGGAAGTAGCGCTGCTGCAGGAGGCCGGCTTCGACAATGTGGAATTGTTCTACGCCGGCTTCAGCTTCAAGGGCTGGGTGGCCTACGCGCCGGCCACACCGGCATAG
- a CDS encoding PLP-dependent aminotransferase family protein, with protein MSRPPSRIDSVIHAVRSRISSRLDGPGSRLPSVRAQAATMGVSVSTVVEAYERLAAEGVIAARAGSGFYVAGPAAPLALAEMEPRLDRAVDPLWVSRQSLETPPGHLKPGCGWMPSDWLYHDGLRRGLRRMARADPTHLVDYAGPLGLPALRQTLQRRAATLGIDVSMEQLLLAESGTHAVDLICRFLLKPGDCVLVDDPSYFNYHALLKAHQVQAIGVPYTHNGPDLEVFASAVQEHAPRLYITNSGLHNPTGAVLSATTAHRLLGLAERSELLIIEDDIFADFELRPAPRLAALDGLSRVIHVGSFSKTISAASRCGYIAARPDWIEALTDLKLATSFGGGHLAAHLMQIALTDSGYRRHMQAVRTRLADARKHTLRQVQKLGITPWLQPEAGLFLWCQLPDGRDASAVARQCLREGVVVAPGNAFSQSQRAADYVRFNVSQCQDPKIWQVLGKALG; from the coding sequence ATGTCCCGACCGCCCAGCCGCATCGACAGCGTCATCCACGCCGTCCGCTCACGCATCAGCTCGCGCCTGGATGGTCCGGGCAGCCGCCTGCCCTCGGTACGCGCGCAGGCCGCAACGATGGGCGTCTCAGTGTCCACCGTGGTCGAGGCCTACGAACGATTGGCGGCCGAGGGCGTGATTGCCGCGCGCGCTGGCTCCGGTTTCTACGTGGCTGGCCCGGCAGCACCGCTGGCGCTGGCCGAAATGGAGCCACGCCTTGATCGCGCGGTGGACCCTTTATGGGTGTCGCGGCAATCACTGGAAACCCCGCCCGGCCACCTCAAACCGGGCTGCGGCTGGATGCCCAGTGACTGGCTGTACCACGATGGCCTGCGCCGTGGCCTGCGCCGCATGGCCCGCGCCGACCCCACACACCTGGTCGACTACGCCGGGCCGCTTGGCCTGCCTGCACTGCGGCAGACGCTGCAGCGACGCGCCGCGACGCTGGGCATCGACGTTTCGATGGAGCAGCTGCTGCTGGCCGAATCGGGAACGCATGCGGTCGACCTGATCTGCCGTTTTCTGCTGAAACCCGGCGACTGCGTGCTGGTCGACGACCCGAGCTATTTCAACTACCACGCACTGTTGAAGGCGCATCAGGTGCAGGCCATCGGCGTGCCCTACACGCACAACGGCCCCGATCTGGAGGTGTTCGCCAGCGCCGTGCAGGAACACGCACCACGCCTGTACATCACCAATTCCGGACTGCACAACCCGACCGGCGCGGTGCTGTCGGCGACCACCGCACACCGCCTGCTGGGCCTGGCCGAACGCAGCGAACTGCTCATCATCGAGGATGACATCTTCGCTGACTTCGAGCTGCGCCCGGCGCCACGGCTGGCGGCGCTGGACGGATTGTCGCGGGTGATCCATGTCGGCAGTTTCTCCAAGACCATCTCCGCGGCATCGCGCTGCGGCTACATCGCCGCGCGCCCTGACTGGATCGAGGCGCTGACCGATCTGAAGCTGGCCACCAGCTTCGGCGGCGGCCACCTGGCCGCACACCTGATGCAGATCGCGCTGACCGACAGTGGCTACCGCCGGCACATGCAGGCGGTGCGCACGCGTCTGGCCGATGCGCGCAAGCACACGCTGCGGCAGGTGCAGAAGCTGGGCATCACACCGTGGCTGCAACCGGAAGCAGGGCTGTTCCTGTGGTGCCAGCTGCCCGATGGCCGTGATGCCTCGGCAGTGGCACGGCAGTGCCTGCGCGAGGGCGTGGTGGTGGCGCCCGGCAATGCCTTCAGCCAGTCGCAGCGGGCTGCCGACTACGTGCGCTTCAATGTGTCGCAGTGCCAGGACCCGAAGATCTGGCAGGTGCTTGGGAAGGCGTTGGGCTAG
- a CDS encoding MFS transporter has product MSLPNRARAEQHATRAAFFIPGFATALWATLVPFAKARTDINDATLGLVLLCLGAGSLLAMPLSGLFAARLGCRRVMVASSLLICLTVPGLVLAGSAWTLGLVLFVFGAAVGAMDCTMNVQAVIVEREARRVMMSGFHAFFSIGGFLGAATMTVLLSAQLSPLTSVLIGVGAMLLVMLLSASCWHSERMPHDAPMLAMPHGIVLFIGVLAFVAFLGEGAMLDWSAVFLSDVRRVDASLAGIGYVIFTLTMTVARLFGDALVARVGRQRAIVFGGLLAASGVLVLTLVTPWQASLAGYVLVGLGCANIAPALFSLAGHQTRMPGALAITAVSTLGFAGILAGPALIGFAANHFGLIAAFIGVAMALLLVAVSTRWLKA; this is encoded by the coding sequence ATGTCCCTCCCCAACCGCGCGCGTGCCGAACAGCACGCGACCCGCGCTGCATTCTTCATCCCCGGTTTCGCCACCGCGCTGTGGGCCACGCTGGTGCCCTTCGCCAAGGCACGCACCGACATCAACGACGCCACGCTGGGGCTGGTGCTGCTCTGCCTGGGCGCCGGCTCGCTGCTGGCCATGCCGTTGTCGGGCCTGTTCGCCGCACGCCTGGGTTGCCGCCGGGTGATGGTGGCCAGCAGCCTGCTGATCTGCCTGACCGTGCCCGGTCTGGTGCTGGCCGGCTCGGCCTGGACGCTGGGACTTGTGCTGTTCGTATTCGGCGCCGCGGTGGGCGCGATGGACTGCACGATGAACGTGCAGGCCGTGATCGTCGAGCGCGAAGCACGGCGCGTGATGATGTCCGGCTTCCATGCCTTCTTCAGTATCGGCGGCTTCCTCGGTGCCGCAACCATGACCGTACTACTCTCCGCACAGCTGTCTCCACTGACGTCGGTGCTGATCGGCGTCGGCGCGATGTTGCTGGTGATGCTGTTGTCGGCGTCGTGCTGGCACAGCGAGCGCATGCCACATGACGCACCTATGTTGGCCATGCCGCACGGCATCGTGCTGTTCATCGGCGTGCTGGCGTTCGTCGCGTTCCTTGGCGAGGGCGCGATGCTGGATTGGAGCGCGGTCTTCCTCAGTGACGTGCGTCGTGTCGATGCCAGCCTCGCCGGCATCGGCTATGTGATCTTCACCCTGACCATGACCGTCGCCCGCCTGTTCGGCGATGCACTGGTGGCGCGCGTAGGCCGCCAGCGCGCGATTGTGTTCGGTGGCCTGCTCGCTGCCAGTGGTGTGCTGGTACTCACGCTGGTCACGCCGTGGCAGGCCTCCCTGGCTGGCTACGTACTGGTAGGACTGGGGTGCGCCAACATCGCACCGGCACTGTTCTCGCTGGCCGGTCACCAGACCCGTATGCCTGGTGCGCTGGCGATCACGGCGGTGTCCACGCTGGGCTTTGCCGGCATTCTTGCCGGCCCCGCGCTGATCGGCTTCGCGGCCAACCATTTCGGCCTCATCGCTGCCTTCATCGGCGTGGCAATGGCGTTGTTGCTGGTAGCGGTGTCGACGCGCTGGCTGAAGGCCTGA
- the smqnr gene encoding SmQnr family pentapeptide repeat protein has translation MSSTVHHKLRIGADQFTGQKVVDQQFHDCDFSGVDLTATEFVNCGFYDAETRTGCRFSGATLKEASFRQCDISMCNFNFIKALGLEISECRAQGADFSNASFMNQITTRSWFCSAFIKKSNLRYANFSRVTLEKCELWENRWEGANVSGASFAGSDLSGGQFDGIDWNTANFTDCDLTNSELGELDLRSTNLRGATLDVQQVALLMQRIGITVVP, from the coding sequence ATGTCCTCCACCGTTCACCACAAGCTGCGCATCGGCGCCGATCAGTTCACTGGCCAGAAGGTGGTCGACCAGCAGTTCCACGACTGCGATTTCTCCGGCGTGGACCTCACCGCCACCGAGTTCGTGAACTGCGGTTTCTACGATGCCGAGACGCGCACCGGGTGCCGCTTCAGTGGTGCCACGTTGAAGGAAGCCAGCTTCCGCCAGTGCGACATCAGCATGTGCAACTTCAACTTCATCAAGGCGCTGGGGCTGGAAATCAGCGAGTGCCGCGCGCAGGGCGCCGACTTCAGCAACGCCAGTTTCATGAACCAGATCACCACGCGCAGCTGGTTCTGCAGCGCCTTCATCAAGAAGTCCAACCTGCGCTATGCCAACTTTTCACGGGTGACGTTGGAGAAGTGCGAGCTGTGGGAAAACCGCTGGGAGGGCGCCAACGTGAGTGGCGCCAGCTTCGCGGGGTCGGACCTGTCCGGCGGCCAATTCGATGGTATCGACTGGAATACGGCCAACTTCACCGATTGCGACCTGACCAACTCCGAACTGGGTGAGTTGGATCTGCGCAGCACCAACCTGCGTGGCGCCACGCTGGATGTGCAGCAGGTCGCGCTGCTGATGCAGCGCATCGGCATCACCGTGGTGCCTTGA
- a CDS encoding macro domain-containing protein → MPVSFETGDIFATPGLSSYAHGCNCAGAMGKGIAVAFRQHWPAMYEAYRRLCMAGEFAPGDVFVWEEGTVTVFNLGTQLSWRTKAEYGAVERALSEMLREAEVRGVPEIALPSIGAGLGGLEWPRVRVLLEAFGAATPIRLRVCETFVEGVPLAA, encoded by the coding sequence ATGCCCGTCAGTTTCGAAACCGGCGACATCTTCGCTACTCCGGGGTTGAGCAGCTACGCCCACGGATGCAACTGTGCAGGGGCAATGGGCAAGGGCATCGCGGTGGCGTTCCGCCAGCACTGGCCGGCCATGTATGAAGCCTACCGACGCCTCTGCATGGCGGGTGAATTCGCCCCGGGAGATGTCTTTGTATGGGAGGAGGGGACTGTCACTGTATTCAATCTGGGCACGCAGCTCAGCTGGCGCACCAAGGCTGAGTACGGTGCGGTAGAGCGGGCGCTGTCGGAGATGCTGCGCGAAGCCGAAGTCCGCGGGGTGCCCGAGATTGCGCTGCCGAGTATCGGCGCCGGGCTGGGCGGCCTCGAGTGGCCGCGGGTTCGCGTGCTCCTCGAGGCGTTCGGTGCTGCGACGCCGATTCGCCTGCGAGTTTGCGAGACGTTTGTCGAAGGTGTGCCGCTGGCGGCGTGA